A window of the Marinifilum sp. JC120 genome harbors these coding sequences:
- a CDS encoding response regulator — protein sequence MQILVVDDEQMVRENLVDYLEDEGLDVISVGSAEEALTLMKTEHADIAIVDMRLPVMHGNDLIIHLKELHPDMDFIIHTGSVDYAVPPDVRAYGISSDNVLLKPVADMDMFIQKIRTLFGTKYDI from the coding sequence ATGCAAATTCTGGTTGTAGATGATGAGCAGATGGTCAGAGAGAACCTTGTTGATTACCTTGAAGACGAAGGTCTGGATGTAATCTCGGTGGGAAGTGCCGAAGAAGCCCTGACCCTGATGAAAACCGAACATGCCGATATCGCCATCGTAGACATGCGTCTTCCGGTAATGCACGGCAACGACCTCATCATTCACCTGAAAGAACTGCACCCGGACATGGATTTTATCATCCATACCGGATCTGTGGACTACGCAGTTCCGCCGGATGTCCGAGCTTACGGAATTTCTTCGGACAACGTTTTGCTTAAACCTGTTGCGGACATGGATATGTTCATTCAGAAGATCAGAACCCTGTTCGGAACCAAGTACGACATCTAA